A region from the Mesorhizobium sp. J8 genome encodes:
- a CDS encoding LysE family translocator, whose product MSETIIPLVLFALISTATPGIATTLSTASGAQFGFRRSVPLMAGSAAGLATVAAAGAAGLAGLLAAIPSLQLAMKIAGSLYLIWLAIKIGRSGPPNLDISMAKPNSFFGGAGIQWMNPKGWAMGLGAAASFAALADGPLQLALLLGAVFGLAAAFSLSLWCVAGTLLARLLKTERQWRALNIVLGLLLAASILQMWRPA is encoded by the coding sequence ATGTCCGAAACCATCATCCCGTTGGTCCTGTTCGCGCTGATCTCGACCGCGACGCCCGGCATCGCCACAACGCTCTCGACCGCCTCCGGCGCGCAATTCGGCTTTCGCCGTTCCGTGCCGCTGATGGCCGGCAGCGCCGCCGGACTGGCGACCGTGGCGGCAGCGGGCGCGGCCGGCCTGGCTGGACTTTTAGCCGCCATTCCATCCCTGCAGCTCGCCATGAAGATCGCCGGCTCGCTCTATCTGATCTGGCTGGCGATCAAGATCGGCCGCAGCGGTCCGCCCAACCTCGACATCAGCATGGCCAAGCCGAACAGCTTTTTCGGCGGCGCTGGCATCCAGTGGATGAATCCGAAAGGCTGGGCGATGGGGCTCGGGGCCGCCGCGTCCTTCGCAGCCCTTGCGGATGGTCCGCTGCAACTCGCGCTGCTGCTGGGCGCCGTGTTCGGCCTGGCTGCGGCTTTCTCGCTGTCGCTGTGGTGCGTGGCGGGAACCCTGCTTGCCCGCCTGCTCAAGACCGAGCGCCAGTGGCGCGCGCTCAACATCGTGCTCGGCCTGCTGCTGGCCGCCTCGATCCTGCAGATGTGGCGGCCCGCCTAA
- a CDS encoding SDR family NAD(P)-dependent oxidoreductase, translating into MSTKDNKGTAVITGASSGIGAVYADRLAGQGYDLVLVARRADRLRELADRLSYAYGRKVETIVADLAADADLRRVEQAVAADDSVTLLINNAGVGGLETIAGADADAAERMIKVNVIALTRLTRAVLPGLIKRNRGGIINIASVVAYGIAVGGIYSGTKAYVANFTEALQKEVAGTNVKVQSVVPGPVRTELWDVSGISLDKLNPDWIMSAEDLVDAALAGFAQGETVTAPGLADASELSTYLGARDHFFGSLFSGKPAARYAV; encoded by the coding sequence ATGAGCACGAAGGACAACAAGGGCACGGCCGTCATCACCGGCGCATCGTCGGGCATAGGCGCGGTCTATGCGGACCGGCTGGCAGGGCAGGGCTACGACCTAGTGCTGGTGGCGCGCCGCGCCGACCGGCTGCGGGAGCTGGCCGACAGGCTCTCCTATGCCTATGGCCGCAAGGTCGAGACGATCGTCGCCGACCTTGCGGCCGATGCCGATCTGCGCCGCGTCGAGCAGGCGGTGGCGGCGGACGACAGCGTGACGCTGCTGATCAACAATGCCGGCGTGGGCGGCCTGGAGACGATCGCCGGCGCCGATGCCGACGCGGCCGAGCGCATGATCAAGGTCAATGTCATTGCGCTGACCAGGCTGACCCGCGCTGTGCTGCCGGGCCTCATCAAGCGCAACCGCGGCGGCATCATCAACATCGCCTCGGTCGTCGCCTATGGCATCGCCGTCGGCGGCATCTACAGCGGCACCAAGGCCTATGTCGCCAACTTCACGGAAGCGCTGCAGAAGGAAGTCGCCGGCACCAATGTGAAAGTCCAGTCGGTCGTGCCCGGACCGGTCCGCACCGAGTTGTGGGACGTCTCCGGCATCAGCCTCGACAAGCTCAATCCGGACTGGATCATGAGCGCCGAGGATCTGGTCGACGCAGCACTTGCCGGCTTCGCCCAGGGCGAGACCGTCACCGCGCCCGGTCTTGCCGACGCTTCCGAGCTGAGCACTTATCTCGGCGCCAGGGATCATTTCTTCGGCAGCCTGTTCTCCGGCAAGCCGGCGGCGCGCTACGCCGTCTGA
- a CDS encoding MarR family winged helix-turn-helix transcriptional regulator encodes MAEARKPGFSDCNNATLRRAARSLGRFYDDALAPSGLKGTQFGLLFQIHIGDEPAMGTIAEALIMDLSALGHTLKPLIRDGYVETFADKDDRRVKRVRLTPRGQAKLDEALEFWSIAQQQFEKKVGAEQAAKLRAALDAVADLDLEMPTAALSP; translated from the coding sequence ATGGCAGAAGCTCGGAAGCCCGGATTCAGTGACTGCAACAACGCCACACTGCGCCGTGCTGCGCGCAGTCTCGGCCGCTTCTACGACGACGCGCTGGCGCCGTCCGGCCTGAAGGGCACGCAGTTCGGCCTGCTTTTTCAGATCCACATCGGCGATGAGCCCGCGATGGGCACCATCGCCGAAGCGCTGATCATGGATCTGTCCGCGCTCGGCCACACGCTGAAGCCGCTGATCCGCGACGGCTATGTAGAGACCTTCGCCGACAAGGACGACCGCCGCGTCAAGCGCGTGCGGCTGACGCCGCGAGGCCAGGCCAAGCTCGACGAGGCGCTCGAGTTCTGGAGTATCGCGCAGCAGCAGTTCGAGAAAAAGGTCGGCGCGGAGCAGGCGGCAAAGCTGCGAGCCGCACTGGACGCAGTGGCTGATCTCGACCTGGAAATGCCGACGGCCGCTCTTTCGCCCTGA
- a CDS encoding MFS transporter, translated as MDKRIFWLALGSFAISTEGFVISSLLPDIAADAGISVPLAGSLITAFALAYAIGAPVLATLTGEWDRRRVILWTLVFFVIGNLVAAVSSSFELLLIARIVMALSSGLFAATAQGTAVALVDDHHRARAIAVVVGGTTVAVAVGAPLGALVAAIAGWRGTFFAIAALGALSGAILWWRLPRGIVGTRLPLKRRLAAAVRPGVMPILLTTALALIGAFTVFAFIAPLAIQGGGLSPIALPGMLLAFGVGAVIGNIAGGQAADRFGATRTVAWSLTLSAAMLVTFSLIPTFLPHSVAGPALMGMMVPWGIVGWAFPPAQASRILKIAPDAAPIVLSLNASALYFGVALGAVVGAAVLRFGVPADLGLVAAVFPIIGLGIVLAGRMLARPVAMPAE; from the coding sequence ATGGACAAGCGGATCTTCTGGCTTGCGCTCGGATCGTTCGCGATCTCGACCGAAGGCTTCGTCATCTCGAGCCTTCTGCCCGACATTGCCGCCGATGCCGGCATTTCCGTGCCGCTCGCCGGCTCGCTGATCACCGCCTTCGCGCTCGCCTACGCGATCGGCGCGCCGGTGCTGGCGACGCTGACCGGCGAGTGGGACCGGCGGCGTGTCATCCTGTGGACGCTGGTGTTCTTCGTCATAGGCAACCTGGTGGCGGCGGTGAGCTCGTCCTTCGAGCTGCTTTTGATCGCGCGCATCGTCATGGCGCTGTCGTCCGGCCTGTTCGCGGCGACCGCGCAAGGGACGGCCGTGGCGCTGGTCGACGACCATCACCGGGCGCGCGCCATCGCCGTCGTCGTCGGCGGCACTACGGTGGCGGTGGCGGTCGGCGCGCCGCTCGGCGCGCTGGTCGCGGCGATCGCCGGATGGCGCGGCACGTTCTTCGCCATCGCCGCGCTCGGCGCGCTGTCGGGCGCGATCCTGTGGTGGCGTTTGCCGCGCGGCATCGTCGGCACCAGGCTGCCGCTGAAGCGCAGGCTGGCGGCGGCGGTCCGCCCCGGCGTCATGCCGATCCTGCTGACGACTGCGCTTGCGCTGATCGGCGCGTTCACCGTCTTCGCCTTCATCGCGCCCTTGGCCATCCAGGGTGGCGGGCTGTCGCCGATCGCACTGCCCGGCATGCTGCTCGCCTTCGGCGTCGGCGCCGTCATCGGCAACATCGCCGGCGGCCAGGCCGCCGACCGCTTCGGCGCGACCCGCACCGTCGCCTGGTCGCTGACCCTGTCGGCCGCCATGCTCGTCACCTTCTCGCTGATCCCGACCTTCCTGCCGCATTCGGTCGCCGGACCGGCGCTGATGGGCATGATGGTGCCTTGGGGTATCGTCGGCTGGGCCTTCCCGCCGGCGCAGGCGAGCCGCATCCTCAAGATCGCGCCCGACGCCGCGCCCATCGTGCTGTCGCTCAATGCGTCGGCGCTCTATTTCGGCGTCGCTTTGGGTGCGGTGGTCGGCGCGGCCGTGCTGCGCTTCGGCGTCCCGGCCGATCTCGGCCTGGTCGCGGCCGTTTTCCCGATCATCGGGCTGGGCATCGTGCTCGCCGGCCGAATGTTGGCCCGGCCGGTGGCGATGCCGGCCGAATAA
- a CDS encoding ArsR/SmtB family transcription factor, protein MSLPHPTADQISLPIVLAVLGDPTRLSIVRYLASKEGVPMNCSKFLDLASKTNLSYHLAKLREAGVTRSEAVGTSRLITLRRDDLDKRFPGLLDSVIAAAESDKDLPAVGTAEAELSA, encoded by the coding sequence ATGAGCCTGCCCCATCCAACCGCCGACCAGATCAGCCTGCCGATCGTGCTCGCCGTGCTCGGCGACCCGACCCGGCTTTCCATCGTGCGCTATCTGGCGAGCAAGGAAGGCGTGCCGATGAACTGCAGCAAGTTCCTCGACCTCGCCTCCAAGACCAATCTCAGCTACCACCTCGCCAAGCTGCGCGAGGCGGGCGTCACCCGCAGCGAAGCGGTCGGTACCAGCCGGCTGATCACGCTGCGCCGCGACGACCTCGACAAGCGCTTTCCCGGCTTGCTCGACAGCGTGATTGCCGCGGCTGAGAGCGACAAGGATCTGCCGGCGGTCGGCACCGCCGAAGCCGAGCTTTCGGCCTGA
- a CDS encoding SH3 domain-containing protein: protein MKRKATLRLTLKALLAAPLLLAALPALAQEATGPIISIIGGLAPDDLLNIRATASPGGKIEARLPNGAALRNYGCKTVNNYPWCKVEDTQDAHITGWAPARYLSPTNPASPPEDTATPATEASVPPAAISPQPSEAPPPDIAARLGSTKPADPPSAVEIGRTAMQDAYGLAFAAAATAQSDAPAPDAAGGIPCARHVGQPMTRCEISVARTGGDSTVTVTWPDGGTRAINFHDGKPAGSDSADEFRFTREGTLNMIRIGASERFEITDQLAQGE, encoded by the coding sequence ATGAAGCGCAAAGCTACGCTCCGACTGACGCTTAAGGCACTCCTTGCCGCTCCATTGCTGCTCGCCGCCCTGCCGGCCTTGGCTCAGGAAGCGACGGGACCGATCATCTCTATCATCGGTGGTCTCGCGCCGGATGATTTGCTCAACATCCGCGCCACCGCTTCGCCGGGCGGAAAGATCGAAGCGCGCCTGCCCAACGGCGCGGCCCTGAGGAACTACGGCTGCAAGACCGTCAACAATTATCCATGGTGCAAGGTCGAGGACACGCAGGACGCCCACATAACCGGCTGGGCGCCCGCACGCTATCTGAGCCCCACCAACCCGGCGTCGCCTCCTGAAGACACCGCCACGCCGGCGACGGAGGCCAGTGTGCCTCCGGCAGCTATATCGCCTCAGCCCTCCGAAGCGCCGCCACCTGATATCGCGGCGCGCCTGGGCAGCACCAAGCCCGCGGACCCGCCATCCGCGGTCGAGATCGGCAGGACCGCCATGCAGGACGCCTATGGCCTCGCTTTCGCGGCCGCGGCGACCGCTCAATCCGACGCCCCTGCCCCCGACGCCGCCGGCGGTATCCCCTGCGCGCGTCATGTCGGCCAACCGATGACCCGCTGCGAGATAAGCGTGGCGCGCACGGGCGGCGACAGCACCGTGACGGTGACATGGCCGGACGGCGGCACGCGCGCCATCAATTTCCACGACGGCAAGCCCGCCGGCTCCGACTCCGCCGATGAATTCCGCTTCACGCGCGAAGGCACTCTCAACATGATCCGCATCGGCGCCTCCGAACGCTTCGAGATCACGGATCAGCTGGCGCAAGGGGAGTAA
- the carB gene encoding carbamoyl-phosphate synthase large subunit → MPRRTDIKSILIIGAGPIVIGQACEFDYSGTQACKALKEEGFRVILVNSNPATIMTDPELADATYIEPITPEVVAKIIAKERPDALLPTMGGQTALNTALSLRRMGVLDRYNVEMIGADAAAIDKAEDRALFRQAMSKIGLETPRSMLANATDVKNADRKTHEAERAALKAENPENLDAALDALETRWNLGEGDRKQRYISHAMAIAAQALDHVGLPAIIRPSFTMGGTGGGIAYNRAEFYDIVQSGLDASPTTEVLIEESVLGWKEYEMEVVRDKADNCIIVCSIENLDPMGVHTGDSITVAPALTLTDKEYQMMRNASIAVLREIGVETGGSNVQFAVNPADGRLVVIEMNPRVSRSSALASKATGFPIAKVAAKLAVGYTLDELENDITGGATPASFEPTIDYVVTKIPRFAFEKFPGAEPVLTTAMKSVGEVMAIGRTFQESLQKALRGLETGLTGLDEIEIPGLAHGAASHADDRNAIRAALGTPTPDRLRMVAQAIRMGTSLEDVHAMCKIDPWFLEQIAGIIAMEERIREHGLPQDAVNLRMLKAMGFSDARLGSLTKTDAEAVQKLREKLDVHPVYKRIDTCAAEFASPTAYMYSTYEVPFAGALDNEARVSARKKVVILGGGPNRIGQGIEFDYCCCHAAFALRDAGYEAIMVNCNPETVSTDYDTSDRLYFDPLTAEDVLEILRAEQASGELVGVIVQFGGQTPLKLADALEKAGIPILGTSPDMIDLAEDRDRFQKLLHKLNLTQPKNGIAYSVEQARLVAGELGFPLVVRPSYVLGGRAMQIIHDESMLQTYLLDTVPGLVPEDIKQKYPNDKTGQINTLLGKNPLLFDTYLTGAIEVDVDCLCDGKETFVSGILEHIEEAGIHSGDSACSLPTHSLHPDLVDELERQTAALARALNVGGLMNVQYAIQDGTVYVLEVNPRASRTVPFVAKTIGRPIAKIAARIMAGETLENAFAHYGAMPDARNPGHIAVKEAVFPFARFPGVDILLGPEMRSTGEVMGLDRDFALAFAKSQLGANVDLPRSGTLFVSVRDEDKKGILPAVKRLAEQGFKVLATSGTARFLAENGVTAEKINKVLEGRPHIEDAIRNRQVQIVFNTTDGQKAVSDSKSLRRATLMQKVPYYTTLSGAAAVAEAIAALRAGNLEVRPLQEYFG, encoded by the coding sequence ATGCCAAGACGCACCGACATCAAGTCGATCCTGATCATCGGGGCCGGCCCCATCGTCATTGGCCAGGCTTGCGAGTTCGACTATTCCGGCACCCAGGCCTGCAAGGCGCTGAAGGAAGAGGGTTTCCGCGTCATTCTGGTCAACTCCAACCCGGCCACCATCATGACCGATCCGGAGCTGGCCGACGCCACCTATATCGAGCCGATCACGCCCGAAGTGGTGGCCAAGATCATCGCCAAGGAGCGGCCGGACGCGCTGCTGCCCACCATGGGCGGCCAGACGGCGCTCAACACGGCCCTCTCGCTGCGCCGCATGGGCGTGCTCGACCGCTACAATGTCGAGATGATCGGCGCCGACGCGGCAGCCATCGACAAGGCCGAGGACCGCGCGCTGTTCCGCCAGGCGATGAGCAAGATCGGCCTGGAGACCCCGCGCTCGATGCTGGCCAACGCCACCGACGTCAAGAACGCCGACCGCAAGACCCATGAGGCCGAGCGCGCGGCGCTGAAGGCCGAGAACCCGGAAAACCTCGACGCCGCGCTCGATGCGCTGGAAACGCGCTGGAATCTCGGCGAAGGCGACCGCAAGCAGCGTTATATCAGCCACGCCATGGCGATCGCCGCCCAGGCGCTCGACCATGTCGGCCTGCCGGCCATCATCCGCCCCTCCTTCACCATGGGCGGCACCGGCGGCGGCATCGCCTACAACCGCGCCGAATTCTACGACATCGTTCAGTCCGGCCTCGACGCCTCGCCCACCACCGAGGTGCTGATCGAGGAAAGCGTGCTCGGCTGGAAGGAGTATGAGATGGAGGTCGTCCGCGACAAGGCGGACAACTGCATCATCGTCTGCTCGATCGAGAATCTCGATCCGATGGGCGTGCACACCGGCGATAGCATCACCGTCGCGCCAGCACTGACCTTGACCGACAAGGAATACCAGATGATGCGCAACGCCTCGATCGCGGTGCTGCGCGAGATCGGCGTCGAGACCGGCGGCTCCAACGTGCAGTTCGCCGTCAACCCGGCCGACGGCCGCCTCGTCGTCATCGAGATGAATCCGCGCGTCTCGCGCTCTTCGGCGCTGGCCTCGAAGGCCACCGGCTTCCCGATCGCCAAGGTCGCGGCCAAGCTTGCCGTCGGCTACACACTGGACGAGCTGGAGAACGATATCACCGGCGGCGCGACGCCAGCCTCCTTCGAGCCGACCATCGACTATGTGGTGACGAAGATCCCGCGCTTCGCCTTTGAGAAATTCCCCGGCGCCGAGCCGGTGCTGACCACCGCCATGAAGTCGGTGGGCGAAGTGATGGCCATCGGCCGTACCTTCCAGGAATCGCTGCAGAAGGCGCTGCGCGGCCTGGAAACCGGCCTGACCGGCCTCGACGAGATCGAGATTCCCGGCCTCGCCCACGGCGCCGCCAGCCATGCCGACGACCGCAACGCGATCCGCGCCGCCCTCGGCACACCGACGCCGGACCGGCTGCGCATGGTGGCGCAGGCGATCCGCATGGGCACGTCGCTGGAAGACGTGCACGCCATGTGCAAGATCGACCCGTGGTTCCTCGAGCAGATCGCCGGCATCATCGCCATGGAAGAGCGCATCCGCGAGCACGGCCTGCCGCAGGATGCCGTCAACCTGCGCATGCTGAAGGCGATGGGCTTTTCCGACGCCCGCCTCGGCTCGCTGACGAAGACCGATGCCGAAGCCGTCCAGAAGCTCCGTGAAAAGCTCGACGTTCATCCGGTCTACAAGCGCATCGACACCTGCGCCGCCGAATTCGCCTCGCCGACGGCCTATATGTACTCGACCTATGAAGTGCCCTTTGCCGGGGCGCTCGACAACGAGGCGCGCGTGTCGGCTCGCAAGAAGGTCGTCATCCTCGGCGGCGGCCCGAACCGCATCGGCCAGGGCATCGAGTTCGACTATTGCTGCTGCCATGCCGCCTTTGCGCTGCGCGACGCCGGCTACGAAGCGATCATGGTCAACTGCAATCCGGAGACGGTTTCCACCGACTACGACACCTCCGACCGCCTCTATTTCGATCCGCTGACGGCGGAGGACGTGCTGGAGATCCTGCGCGCCGAGCAGGCTTCGGGCGAGCTCGTCGGCGTCATCGTCCAGTTCGGCGGCCAGACGCCGCTGAAACTGGCCGACGCGCTGGAGAAGGCCGGCATCCCGATCCTCGGCACCTCGCCCGACATGATTGACCTCGCGGAAGACCGCGACCGCTTCCAAAAACTTTTGCACAAGCTGAATCTCACCCAGCCGAAGAACGGCATCGCCTATTCGGTCGAGCAGGCGCGCCTCGTCGCCGGCGAGCTCGGCTTCCCGCTGGTGGTACGCCCGTCCTACGTGCTGGGCGGCCGCGCCATGCAGATCATCCATGACGAAAGCATGCTGCAGACCTACCTGCTCGACACCGTCCCCGGCCTGGTGCCGGAGGACATCAAGCAGAAATACCCCAACGACAAGACCGGCCAGATCAACACGCTGCTCGGCAAGAACCCGCTGCTGTTCGACACCTATCTCACCGGCGCCATCGAGGTCGATGTCGACTGCCTGTGCGACGGCAAGGAGACCTTCGTCTCCGGTATCCTGGAGCATATCGAGGAGGCCGGCATCCATTCGGGCGACAGCGCCTGCTCGCTGCCGACGCATTCGCTGCACCCCGACCTCGTCGACGAGTTGGAACGGCAGACTGCGGCGCTTGCCCGCGCGCTCAATGTCGGCGGCCTGATGAACGTGCAATATGCCATCCAGGACGGCACGGTCTATGTGCTGGAGGTGAACCCGCGTGCCTCGCGCACCGTGCCTTTCGTCGCCAAGACGATCGGGCGGCCGATCGCCAAGATCGCCGCGCGCATCATGGCCGGCGAGACGCTGGAAAACGCCTTTGCCCATTACGGCGCGATGCCCGACGCGCGCAATCCCGGCCACATCGCGGTTAAGGAAGCCGTCTTCCCCTTCGCCCGCTTCCCCGGCGTCGACATCCTGCTCGGCCCGGAAATGCGCTCGACCGGCGAGGTCATGGGCCTCGACCGCGATTTTGCCCTGGCCTTCGCCAAGAGCCAGCTCGGGGCCAATGTCGACCTTCCGCGCTCGGGCACGCTGTTCGTCTCGGTGCGCGACGAGGACAAGAAGGGCATCCTGCCGGCCGTGAAGCGTTTGGCTGAACAGGGCTTCAAGGTTCTCGCCACCTCTGGCACCGCCCGCTTCCTCGCCGAGAACGGCGTGACGGCCGAAAAGATCAACAAGGTGCTGGAAGGCCGCCCCCACATCGAGGACGCCATCCGCAACCGCCAGGTCCAGATCGTCTTCAACACGACAGATGGCCAAAAAGCGGTGTCGGACTCGAAGTCCCTGCGCCGGGCGACGCTGATGCAGAAGGTGCCGTACTACACGACGCTGTCAGGTGCGGCAGCGGTGGCGGAGGCGATTGCGGCGTTGCGGGCGGGGAACCTCGAGGTTCGGCCGCTGCAGGAGTATTTTGGGTGA
- a CDS encoding thymidylate synthase, with product MTYAITSKSETDACLKAISEVFLRGRRVKRSLEISPLVVFIPYSTDAFGHFAERRHEFGELLGVRGLKAIERTARVYTSEKDRISKPSYRNRLENFPDTASRPTPLNAINQIEKLISEVSEFPRASTHVFTFFRPSDLYNKRWPGYVPCPTSGDFKYRDGNLSLNVMFRSCDILNFLYNDIYYLREIQFLVLKRAKEVEGSKLPATTQPGHLNLFLSRAFIQTWEIDPIVNLGEVIDNTKRFLGSP from the coding sequence ATGACATACGCAATAACGTCAAAATCGGAAACTGATGCTTGCCTCAAGGCAATCTCGGAAGTTTTCCTGCGAGGTAGGCGAGTCAAGCGATCGCTGGAAATCAGCCCTCTGGTGGTATTTATACCATATTCGACAGACGCATTTGGGCATTTTGCAGAACGGCGGCACGAATTTGGCGAGTTGCTCGGCGTGCGAGGGCTCAAAGCAATAGAAAGAACGGCTCGCGTTTACACCTCGGAAAAGGATCGAATTAGCAAACCTAGCTATCGCAACAGGTTAGAGAATTTTCCTGACACGGCTTCGCGACCCACTCCATTAAATGCCATCAATCAGATCGAAAAGCTCATAAGTGAAGTGTCGGAGTTTCCGCGCGCTAGTACCCATGTTTTTACTTTTTTCAGACCATCTGATCTGTACAATAAAAGGTGGCCAGGCTATGTACCTTGCCCTACAAGCGGAGATTTTAAATATAGAGACGGAAATTTATCCTTGAATGTTATGTTTCGGTCATGCGATATATTGAATTTTCTGTATAACGACATATATTATTTGCGCGAGATTCAGTTTCTCGTTCTAAAAAGAGCAAAAGAAGTCGAAGGTTCAAAATTGCCGGCAACTACACAGCCGGGCCATTTAAACCTATTTCTTTCAAGGGCATTTATACAGACGTGGGAGATAGATCCAATCGTTAATTTGGGAGAGGTAATAGATAATACAAAGCGCTTTCTAGGCTCACCCTAA
- a CDS encoding DUF4142 domain-containing protein, translated as MKTLLPLVAVALLAGAPAAFAQSDDTNTDAVGPMVTQNKVDTQTFATTVPNANMFEIESSKLAQEKSASADVKAFAAQMIKDHTKAGEDFKAALSQGQTTASIKPAGPALQPKEQQMLDELKSASGKDFDAKYIKMQTDAHKDAVALFSTYANSGDDPAMKEFAKKTLPVLKMHEKHVKDLAVAHQ; from the coding sequence ATGAAAACGCTGCTGCCCCTGGTCGCCGTCGCGCTTCTTGCCGGCGCGCCCGCCGCGTTCGCCCAATCGGACGACACCAACACGGACGCCGTGGGACCGATGGTGACCCAGAACAAGGTCGACACCCAGACCTTCGCCACGACCGTGCCGAATGCCAACATGTTCGAGATCGAGTCGAGCAAGCTGGCGCAGGAGAAGTCGGCGTCGGCCGACGTCAAGGCTTTCGCGGCGCAGATGATCAAGGATCACACCAAGGCCGGCGAGGATTTCAAGGCCGCGCTCAGCCAGGGCCAGACCACCGCATCGATCAAGCCCGCCGGCCCAGCGCTGCAGCCCAAGGAGCAGCAGATGCTCGACGAGTTGAAGAGCGCCAGCGGCAAGGATTTCGACGCCAAATACATCAAGATGCAGACCGACGCGCATAAGGATGCTGTCGCGCTGTTTTCCACCTATGCCAATTCCGGCGACGACCCGGCGATGAAGGAATTCGCCAAGAAGACGCTGCCGGTGCTGAAGATGCACGAGAAGCACGTGAAGGACCTGGCGGTGGCGCATCAGTGA
- a CDS encoding carbohydrate ABC transporter permease encodes MLKRAAFYLLLAAIVFVAVFPFYYAIVTSLKSGTELFQAGLWPRTFSLANYRNVLTEGPFLRNLANSLVVSGAVVAVSLLIGITAAYALARIRFRGRSALMLAILSVSMFPQVAALAGLFEIIRALHLYNSLFALILSYMIFTLPFTVWVLTTFVRDLPVEIEEAAILDGAGPWIIVTLIFLPLMWPALATTGLLAFISAWNEFLFALTFTSTNAQRTVPVAIALLSGNSQFEIPWGNIMAASVIVTVPLVVLVLVFQRRIVSGLTAGGVKG; translated from the coding sequence ATGCTGAAGCGCGCCGCCTTCTATCTGCTCCTTGCGGCGATCGTCTTCGTCGCAGTGTTTCCGTTCTACTATGCCATCGTCACCAGCCTGAAATCCGGGACCGAATTGTTCCAGGCGGGCCTTTGGCCGCGAACGTTCAGCCTCGCCAATTACCGCAACGTGCTGACCGAAGGTCCCTTCCTGCGCAACCTCGCCAACTCGCTCGTCGTCTCCGGCGCCGTGGTGGCGGTCTCGCTGCTCATCGGCATCACCGCGGCCTATGCGCTGGCGCGCATCCGCTTCCGCGGGCGCTCGGCGCTGATGCTCGCCATCCTGTCGGTGTCGATGTTTCCGCAGGTCGCCGCGCTTGCCGGGCTGTTCGAGATTATCCGGGCGCTGCATCTCTACAATTCGCTCTTCGCGCTCATCCTGTCCTACATGATCTTCACGCTGCCGTTCACGGTCTGGGTGCTCACCACTTTCGTGCGCGACCTGCCGGTGGAGATCGAGGAGGCGGCGATCCTCGACGGCGCCGGACCGTGGATCATCGTCACGCTCATCTTCCTGCCGCTGATGTGGCCGGCGCTCGCCACCACCGGGCTGCTCGCCTTCATCAGCGCCTGGAACGAGTTCCTCTTCGCGCTGACCTTCACCTCCACCAACGCGCAGCGCACCGTGCCGGTGGCGATCGCGCTTCTGTCGGGCAACTCGCAATTCGAGATCCCCTGGGGCAACATCATGGCCGCCTCGGTGATCGTCACCGTGCCGCTGGTTGTGCTGGTGCTGGTCTTCCAGCGCCGCATCGTTTCCGGCCTCACGGCCGGCGGGGTGAAGGGGTGA
- a CDS encoding carbohydrate ABC transporter permease — MLFVLAVVAGWPFLRTVYYSFTDASLADLDARQWVGFDNYLSVLRLPSGRVLYDGLLVDPVWWRAVWNTVRFAVISVACETALGMVVALALNAEFPGRGIVRAAILIPWAIPTIVSAKMWQWMLNDQFGIINVVLLDLGLIDEKIAWTASTDTAMVAVLIVDIWKSTPFMALLILAALQMLPREILEVAKLDGASPWQVFRWVTLPLIRPAVMVAVIFRALDALRIFDLIYVLTPNNVQTKSMSIFARENLFEFDKFAYGSAASTLLFLIIGLLTIAYIRIGRLSFEGGR; from the coding sequence ATGCTCTTCGTGCTCGCCGTCGTCGCCGGCTGGCCGTTCCTGCGCACGGTCTATTACAGCTTCACCGACGCTTCGCTGGCCGATCTCGACGCGCGGCAATGGGTGGGCTTCGACAACTATCTTTCCGTGCTGCGCCTGCCGAGCGGCCGGGTGCTCTATGACGGGTTGCTGGTCGATCCGGTCTGGTGGCGGGCGGTGTGGAACACGGTGCGCTTCGCCGTTATCTCGGTGGCCTGCGAGACGGCGCTGGGCATGGTCGTCGCCTTGGCGCTCAACGCCGAATTCCCGGGGCGCGGCATCGTGCGGGCGGCGATCCTCATCCCCTGGGCGATCCCGACCATCGTCTCGGCCAAGATGTGGCAATGGATGCTCAACGACCAGTTCGGCATCATCAATGTCGTGCTGCTTGATCTCGGCCTGATCGACGAAAAGATCGCGTGGACGGCCAGCACCGACACGGCGATGGTCGCGGTGCTGATCGTCGATATCTGGAAGTCGACGCCGTTCATGGCGCTGTTGATTCTGGCGGCCCTGCAGATGCTGCCGCGCGAGATCCTGGAGGTGGCGAAGCTCGACGGCGCGAGCCCATGGCAGGTCTTCCGATGGGTGACGCTGCCGCTGATCCGCCCGGCGGTGATGGTGGCGGTGATTTTTCGCGCGCTTGACGCGTTGCGCATCTTCGACCTCATCTATGTGCTGACGCCCAACAACGTCCAGACCAAGTCGATGTCGATCTTCGCGCGCGAGAACCTGTTCGAGTTCGACAAGTTCGCCTATGGCTCGGCCGCCTCGACGCTGCTTTTCCTGATCATCGGCCTGCTCACCATCGCCTATATCCGGATCGGCCGGTTGAGTTTCGAGGGAGGGCGCTGA